A stretch of the Paenibacillus dendritiformis genome encodes the following:
- a CDS encoding carbohydrate ABC transporter permease, with the protein MESARKYGVRLFLTEGLMMLAGLVFLVPFYFLLVNSVKSFGDLLSNAASWPVSFEWENYRKAWEITKFPQAFGNSLLVTAAGILLIGLFSAMAAYRMVRHNSRFNRFLFMVFVAAMVIPFQSIMIPLVKVTGTLHLMDSIWGLLICYLGFGAPLSIFLFHGFVKSVPAEIEEAAVVDGCSPYAVFWRIVLPLLKPMFVTVAILNSLWIWNDYLLPSLMLQSAELRTIPLATYAFFGQYTKQWDLALPALVLGITPIVIFFLAMQRYIIEGITAGSVKG; encoded by the coding sequence ATGGAATCCGCGCGCAAATACGGCGTCCGCCTGTTCCTGACCGAAGGACTGATGATGCTGGCCGGACTTGTCTTTCTCGTTCCGTTCTATTTTTTGCTGGTGAACTCCGTCAAATCTTTCGGCGATCTGCTGAGCAATGCCGCAAGCTGGCCCGTCTCCTTCGAATGGGAGAACTACCGCAAGGCGTGGGAGATCACGAAGTTCCCGCAGGCATTCGGCAATTCGCTGCTGGTCACGGCCGCCGGCATTCTGCTCATCGGCCTTTTCAGCGCCATGGCCGCTTACCGGATGGTGCGGCATAATTCCCGGTTCAACCGGTTCCTGTTCATGGTCTTCGTGGCGGCGATGGTCATTCCGTTCCAGTCCATCATGATCCCGCTGGTCAAGGTGACGGGGACTTTGCATCTGATGGACAGCATCTGGGGGCTGCTTATCTGTTATCTCGGCTTCGGGGCGCCCCTCTCGATCTTCCTGTTCCATGGCTTCGTCAAATCGGTTCCGGCGGAAATTGAAGAGGCGGCGGTCGTCGACGGCTGTTCCCCATATGCGGTTTTCTGGCGAATCGTGCTGCCGCTGCTGAAGCCGATGTTCGTGACCGTGGCGATTTTGAACAGCCTGTGGATCTGGAACGACTATCTGCTTCCGTCCCTGATGCTGCAGAGCGCGGAGCTGCGCACCATTCCGCTGGCGACCTATGCCTTCTTCGGGCAGTATACGAAGCAGTGGGATCTGGCGCTGCCGGCGCTCGTGCTGGGGATTACGCCGATCGTCATCTTCTTCCTGGCGATGCAGCGCTATATTATCGAAGGGATTACGGCCGGATCGGTTAAAGGGTAA
- a CDS encoding GerAB/ArcD/ProY family transporter, translating to MERGRITWPQLSMLLYLMVGATSVLALPTISAQFARHDMWISPFIGSLTGFFTLAVVLKLHSYYPDLTMVQQAELLLGRWLGGAANVIVLLFIWHGTGLITREYGEFIVGSVLIRTPQPVVVVCFIFICAVAIRGGIEVIGRFSMLIAPVFLGFIVVVPLMLIPNLDVMQTFPVLEHGWKPVWKGSILPLTWFMEFALAGLILPFVKGNRSKWKWGMSAVALMLFTMVVTNLTCLWFFGTLSSMFTFPIFAASRYISLGDFFEHMEAIIMVLWVLSGFVQVITWYYILVIGTAQWLKLEDYRPIVFPIGLLMVIMTFWITDNMPDMIDLFMTTEPLLSATVQVVYPALLLALAWLRQKGKGKREGRSGGNGPKPERRAAAAGVKGR from the coding sequence GTGGAACGGGGCAGGATTACATGGCCGCAATTAAGCATGCTGTTGTATTTGATGGTCGGGGCCACTTCGGTGCTGGCGCTTCCTACCATATCCGCGCAGTTCGCGAGGCATGATATGTGGATCTCCCCCTTCATCGGCTCGTTGACCGGCTTCTTCACCTTGGCGGTGGTGCTGAAGCTGCATTCTTATTATCCGGATCTGACAATGGTGCAGCAGGCGGAGCTTCTGCTCGGGAGGTGGCTTGGCGGAGCGGCAAACGTTATCGTCCTGCTTTTCATCTGGCACGGCACCGGCTTGATTACGCGCGAATACGGAGAGTTCATCGTCGGTTCGGTCTTGATCCGAACGCCCCAGCCGGTGGTTGTGGTCTGTTTCATCTTTATTTGCGCGGTGGCGATTCGGGGCGGCATCGAGGTGATTGGGCGATTTTCCATGCTGATTGCGCCGGTGTTCCTGGGATTTATCGTCGTCGTCCCTCTTATGCTGATTCCGAACCTGGATGTGATGCAGACGTTCCCCGTGCTGGAGCATGGGTGGAAGCCGGTCTGGAAAGGATCGATTTTGCCGCTGACCTGGTTCATGGAGTTCGCGCTGGCCGGTCTCATCCTTCCCTTCGTCAAAGGGAACCGGAGCAAGTGGAAATGGGGCATGTCGGCCGTAGCGCTGATGCTGTTCACGATGGTCGTCACGAATTTGACCTGTCTCTGGTTTTTCGGGACGCTGTCCTCCATGTTCACGTTTCCTATCTTTGCCGCTTCCCGCTATATCAGCTTGGGGGATTTTTTCGAGCATATGGAAGCCATCATTATGGTGCTGTGGGTGTTGAGCGGCTTCGTGCAGGTGATTACGTGGTACTATATCCTGGTCATCGGAACTGCGCAATGGCTTAAGCTGGAAGACTACCGCCCGATCGTGTTCCCGATCGGCCTGCTCATGGTGATTATGACCTTTTGGATTACGGATAATATGCCGGATATGATCGACTTGTTCATGACGACCGAGCCGCTCCTCTCAGCCACGGTGCAGGTTGTCTATCCTGCGCTGCTGCTCGCTCTGGCCTGGTTGAGGCAGAAGGGGAAGGGCAAGCGCGAGGGACGGAGCGGCGGGAACGGGCCGAAGCCGGAGCGCCGGGCTGCAGCAGCCGGCGTCAAAGGCCGGTGA
- a CDS encoding ABC transporter substrate-binding protein has translation MRRMAQWSLVMLLAVSVMLAGCGAKDGGGDASSASGSEGAKQDVKTVKIFQFKVEIAEALNRLKGEFEKEHPNIKLDIQTVGGGADYGAALKAKFAGNDAPDIFNNGGFQELTTWFEHLEDLSDQPWVGDVLPLAKEPMTQDGKLYGMPMNLEGYGFIYNKDLFAKAGITELPKTLAELEEAAKKLQAAGITPFANGYQEWWILGIHNLNVAFAQQPDTNVFIQGLSDGSAKFKGNPEFENWVNLLDLTVKYGNKNPLTTDYNTQVTLFAKGEAAMMQQGNWTQVQIDGIDPSLNLGVLPMPIDNDAAKNDKLLVGVPNNWVVNKNSKVKEEAKTFLNWMVTSDIGKQYIAKEFKFIPAMSTIDATAEDLGDIAADVMTYSQDNRVLSWNWFKYPDGATQEFGNSIQAYVAGKSDKDKMFDEFQKAWDNLKK, from the coding sequence ATGAGACGAATGGCACAATGGTCGTTGGTCATGCTTCTGGCAGTATCGGTAATGCTCGCGGGCTGCGGAGCGAAGGACGGGGGCGGAGACGCATCTTCCGCATCCGGCTCGGAGGGCGCCAAGCAGGATGTAAAGACAGTGAAGATTTTCCAATTCAAGGTGGAAATCGCGGAGGCGCTGAACCGGCTGAAGGGGGAATTCGAGAAGGAGCATCCGAATATCAAGCTCGATATTCAGACGGTCGGCGGCGGAGCCGACTACGGGGCCGCGCTGAAGGCCAAATTCGCGGGCAATGACGCGCCGGATATTTTCAATAACGGCGGCTTCCAGGAATTGACGACGTGGTTCGAGCATCTGGAGGATCTGTCGGATCAGCCGTGGGTGGGGGATGTGCTCCCGCTGGCGAAGGAACCGATGACCCAGGACGGCAAGCTGTACGGCATGCCGATGAACCTGGAGGGCTACGGCTTCATCTATAACAAGGACCTGTTCGCCAAGGCGGGGATTACTGAATTGCCGAAGACGCTGGCCGAGCTGGAAGAAGCCGCGAAGAAGCTGCAGGCCGCCGGAATTACGCCGTTCGCCAACGGCTATCAGGAATGGTGGATTCTCGGAATTCATAACTTGAATGTCGCTTTCGCGCAGCAGCCGGATACGAATGTCTTTATTCAGGGGCTGAGCGACGGCAGCGCGAAGTTCAAGGGCAATCCCGAGTTCGAGAATTGGGTGAACCTGCTTGACCTGACGGTGAAGTACGGCAACAAAAACCCGCTGACGACCGACTATAATACGCAGGTGACGCTGTTCGCCAAGGGCGAAGCCGCCATGATGCAGCAGGGCAACTGGACCCAAGTGCAGATCGACGGAATCGATCCGAGCTTGAATCTCGGCGTCCTTCCGATGCCGATAGACAATGACGCCGCCAAAAATGACAAGCTGCTCGTCGGCGTGCCGAACAACTGGGTCGTCAACAAGAATTCCAAGGTGAAGGAAGAAGCGAAGACGTTCCTGAACTGGATGGTTACCTCCGATATCGGCAAGCAGTATATTGCCAAGGAGTTCAAGTTCATCCCGGCGATGTCGACGATCGACGCGACGGCGGAGGATCTTGGCGACATCGCGGCCGATGTGATGACGTACAGCCAGGACAACCGCGTCCTCAGCTGGAACTGGTTCAAATACCCGGACGGCGCCACGCAGGAATTCGGGAACTCGATCCAGGCCTATGTCGCGGGCAAATCCGACAAGGATAAAATGTTCGATGAATTCCAAAAGGCTTGGGACAATCTGAAAAAGTAG
- a CDS encoding sensor histidine kinase, with protein MRWNSIRTKLILFMLIATIVPTVATMVVSYSYTTDSLKRRAIEENRQLMFQGKTNLGNLLDNLNRTSLAVYTDHEFFRQLELGYDDYTAEANTYVSLQNIAAAMGDIWQVYLYRNKQQRATLVIQSLPRRMHDVALDENVRRYAQDGISMQPTHLSGTYGFNASPYYFPSIQVFTFHRPIYRMPSSERLGYLSIDVKLEALSRIADQLYVRDKEQFYLVDDEGIIFYSGDREAIGRPFRETGHDLAPFLASPSGSIEADGSLFVHERVETPLVNMTLIKIIPKHVLLEEANRAAVVNMLLIALSLVVIIIATIIVSFRITRPIRQLVRYISQVQTGNLHVDIQPAGNDEIGVVSKRFRNMVDRLNNLIVREYQLEIANKTNQLKALQAQINPHFMNNALQSIGTLALQHKAPRIYKLVTALARMMRYSMYTDESTVTLREEIEHARAYLQLQAQRFENAFDAHFELDPATHDLSVPKMTLQPLIENYFKHGLEQERSGGWLRIASRIVGREANGEEAGMIEITVEDNGRGMPLQRRIELNERLEEVHPERLGIRTSHDLWRDAAADETSSGIGLVNVLTRLQLFSNGQAKLRIEAVEPHGTRITILIKGELDSNGSVNH; from the coding sequence ATGCGCTGGAACAGCATCCGCACCAAGCTTATTCTGTTCATGCTGATTGCGACGATCGTGCCGACGGTCGCGACGATGGTCGTGTCTTACAGCTATACGACCGACTCATTGAAGCGGCGGGCCATCGAAGAGAACCGGCAGCTTATGTTTCAGGGAAAGACCAATCTCGGCAACCTGCTGGACAATTTGAACCGGACCTCATTGGCGGTCTATACGGATCATGAATTTTTCCGGCAGCTCGAATTGGGCTATGACGACTACACCGCGGAAGCGAATACCTATGTCTCCTTGCAAAATATCGCCGCCGCGATGGGCGACATCTGGCAGGTCTATTTGTACCGCAACAAGCAGCAGCGGGCGACGCTCGTCATCCAGAGCCTGCCGCGGCGCATGCATGACGTTGCGCTCGACGAGAACGTCCGGCGCTATGCGCAGGATGGCATCAGCATGCAGCCGACCCATCTGAGCGGCACGTACGGCTTCAACGCGTCGCCTTATTATTTCCCGAGCATTCAAGTATTCACGTTCCATCGTCCCATCTACCGCATGCCATCCAGCGAGCGGCTGGGCTATCTGTCCATTGACGTCAAATTGGAAGCGCTGTCGCGGATTGCGGATCAGCTCTATGTCCGGGACAAGGAGCAGTTCTATCTGGTCGATGACGAAGGCATCATTTTCTATTCGGGAGATCGGGAGGCGATCGGGCGCCCGTTCCGGGAGACCGGACACGATCTGGCCCCGTTCCTCGCATCGCCCAGCGGCAGCATCGAGGCGGACGGCTCTCTCTTCGTTCATGAGCGGGTCGAGACGCCGCTGGTCAATATGACGCTGATCAAAATCATTCCGAAGCATGTGCTGCTGGAGGAAGCGAACCGGGCCGCCGTGGTCAACATGTTGCTGATCGCGCTCTCGCTCGTCGTCATCATTATTGCGACAATTATCGTATCGTTCCGGATTACCCGGCCGATCCGCCAGCTCGTCCGTTATATTAGCCAGGTGCAGACCGGCAATCTGCACGTCGATATCCAGCCTGCCGGCAACGACGAGATCGGCGTCGTATCCAAGCGCTTCCGCAATATGGTGGACAGGCTCAACAATCTCATCGTGCGCGAGTACCAGCTGGAGATCGCGAACAAGACCAATCAGTTGAAGGCGCTGCAGGCCCAGATCAATCCGCATTTCATGAATAATGCGCTGCAATCGATCGGCACGCTGGCGCTGCAGCACAAGGCGCCCCGGATTTATAAGCTCGTCACGGCGCTCGCCCGCATGATGCGCTACAGCATGTATACGGACGAAAGCACGGTAACGCTGCGGGAGGAGATCGAGCATGCCAGAGCCTACCTGCAATTGCAGGCCCAGCGGTTCGAGAACGCCTTCGACGCGCATTTCGAGCTCGATCCGGCCACGCACGATCTGTCCGTGCCGAAGATGACGCTCCAGCCGCTGATCGAGAATTATTTCAAGCACGGGCTCGAGCAGGAGCGCTCCGGCGGCTGGCTGCGGATTGCCAGCCGGATCGTCGGTCGGGAGGCCAATGGCGAAGAGGCGGGAATGATCGAGATTACCGTCGAGGACAACGGCCGCGGCATGCCGCTGCAGCGGCGAATCGAACTGAACGAGCGGTTGGAGGAGGTCCATCCGGAGCGGCTCGGCATCCGCACGAGCCACGATCTGTGGCGGGACGCGGCAGCCGACGAGACCTCGTCGGGCATCGGTCTCGTCAATGTGCTGACCCGGCTTCAGTTGTTCAGCAACGGGCAGGCGAAGCTGCGGATCGAGGCCGTCGAGCCGCACGGCACCCGCATCACGATACTCATCAAGGGGGAGCTAGACTCGAATGGAAGCGTTAATCATTGA
- a CDS encoding Ger(x)C family spore germination protein encodes MPKKMPNLPRLVRHAFLGALAVLMGALLAGCWDRTEIEDLTIILSAAFDKAKEGGVQVSLEVFVPKSGGGEDQASTGSGGEKGGDTTHFSASGSTVGEALYNLQNNVPRYIFWGHAEIYFISQDLAREGLLEHIDFLLRFQTPRLHAFVFLTEGKASDFLQFKTMLHENVAAMFKDLARSRRALGVSMLEAAQRLYGESKAAYAPLVAWSPNHLGGEVPSVVGMGVLSKDRYVGRLSEKETEGLMWLRGENKRLYVSYCDAPKECLSLRVRRNLVDTTPYWDGKKLTMRIRITANADVVQNNSRFDIMDMPQNEKAERELEKQIIETVQQAVRATQEKWQTDIFDFAEKVHRKYPKEWNAFMEKEWSRIYSKMVLETSVSLNIARPGSATSPMKKKVGED; translated from the coding sequence ATGCCGAAGAAGATGCCGAACCTCCCGCGCCTCGTCCGCCATGCCTTCCTTGGCGCGCTGGCCGTCCTGATGGGAGCGCTGCTTGCCGGCTGCTGGGATCGGACCGAGATCGAAGATTTGACGATCATCTTGTCCGCGGCCTTCGACAAGGCCAAGGAGGGAGGCGTTCAAGTCAGCTTGGAAGTCTTCGTCCCCAAGAGCGGAGGCGGAGAGGATCAAGCTTCTACCGGTTCCGGCGGCGAGAAGGGGGGAGACACGACGCACTTCTCCGCGAGCGGATCGACCGTCGGCGAAGCGCTGTACAATCTTCAGAACAATGTGCCCCGCTATATTTTCTGGGGGCATGCGGAGATTTATTTCATCAGCCAGGACTTGGCCAGGGAAGGGCTGCTCGAGCATATCGACTTTCTGCTTCGCTTTCAGACGCCGCGGCTGCATGCTTTCGTTTTTCTGACGGAGGGGAAGGCGAGCGACTTTTTGCAGTTCAAGACGATGCTCCATGAGAACGTGGCCGCGATGTTCAAGGATCTGGCCCGATCGCGGCGCGCGCTGGGCGTCTCGATGCTGGAGGCGGCGCAGCGGCTGTACGGGGAATCGAAGGCGGCCTACGCGCCGCTTGTGGCCTGGAGCCCGAATCACTTGGGCGGCGAGGTACCTTCCGTCGTCGGCATGGGGGTCCTTTCCAAGGATCGTTATGTCGGCAGACTGTCCGAGAAGGAGACCGAGGGCCTGATGTGGCTTCGAGGAGAAAATAAGCGCCTCTACGTCTCCTATTGCGATGCGCCGAAGGAATGCTTGTCACTTCGGGTAAGGCGCAATCTGGTAGACACGACGCCGTACTGGGACGGGAAGAAGCTGACGATGCGAATTCGCATAACCGCGAACGCGGACGTCGTCCAGAACAATTCCCGCTTCGACATTATGGACATGCCGCAGAATGAGAAGGCGGAGAGAGAACTGGAGAAGCAGATTATCGAGACGGTTCAGCAAGCCGTTCGCGCGACGCAGGAGAAGTGGCAGACTGATATTTTCGATTTCGCCGAGAAGGTCCACCGCAAATACCCGAAGGAATGGAATGCCTTCATGGAAAAGGAGTGGAGCCGCATTTACAGCAAGATGGTGCTGGAGACGAGCGTATCCCTGAATATCGCCCGCCCGGGCAGCGCGACCAGCCCAATGAAGAAAAAGGTGGGGGAAGACTGA
- a CDS encoding response regulator, whose translation MEALIIDDEKHVREAIRLLVDWEHHGITAIREAQDGKQAIELLAARKPQIVMTDMMMPRLDGTGVMEWISRHAPACKVIAISGHDDFALVRHTLQHGGIDYILKPIDPEAINEAVAKAVAAWRHEEAERQASHMRRMQVNEFKPLVSEKLWSCLLDDPAVYEANVRRLASEFGLPAGVSRIRLAIACVPAGSREFRGKFGDDVQLLFYTLVNIAADFVNPPGRVRGAAFRYWSAGSELAIVLWEDAADLEGVLQGINAGLAQTVQRKLHFGTSGSEPFPAGLNAAYAQAKEALARRNLMEPGIEVHPFRGGTEPGEASAAPIRLSAAADDWALAAQSGQADQLAAAVRRWSEPLRSRGALTPVMMAQCLKEWEALRTRLVQEAAPDSATASGLLKRLEAEDPLRQLAERDWLTWEEWERLWLEALQRVADALSVYQGREQHIIFDIARYVERHYNEDLSLQDMAQRFYVSREYISRKFKQQFGINLSDYWTGIRIEKAKRLLLNPHLRIAQVGEMVGYQDEKYFSKVFKKAEGVSPNMYRKQHGGT comes from the coding sequence ATGGAAGCGTTAATCATTGATGATGAAAAACATGTCCGCGAGGCGATTCGGCTGCTGGTGGACTGGGAGCATCACGGGATCACGGCGATCCGCGAGGCGCAGGACGGCAAGCAGGCCATCGAGCTGCTGGCCGCCCGCAAGCCCCAGATCGTCATGACGGACATGATGATGCCCCGGCTCGACGGAACCGGGGTGATGGAGTGGATCAGCCGCCATGCCCCCGCCTGCAAGGTGATCGCCATCAGCGGCCACGACGACTTCGCGCTCGTGCGCCATACGCTGCAGCATGGCGGCATCGATTATATTCTGAAGCCGATCGATCCGGAGGCGATCAATGAAGCCGTCGCCAAGGCCGTGGCGGCGTGGCGGCACGAGGAGGCGGAGCGGCAGGCCAGCCATATGCGGCGCATGCAGGTGAACGAGTTCAAGCCGCTCGTGTCGGAGAAGCTCTGGTCCTGCCTGCTGGATGATCCGGCGGTGTATGAAGCCAACGTCCGCCGGCTGGCGTCGGAATTCGGCCTCCCGGCCGGCGTCTCCCGCATCCGGCTCGCGATCGCCTGCGTGCCGGCGGGAAGCCGCGAATTCCGCGGCAAATTCGGCGATGATGTCCAGCTGCTGTTCTACACGCTGGTCAACATCGCCGCCGATTTCGTGAACCCGCCCGGGCGCGTGCGGGGCGCGGCGTTCCGCTACTGGAGCGCCGGAAGCGAGCTGGCGATCGTCCTCTGGGAGGACGCCGCCGATCTGGAGGGTGTGCTCCAGGGCATCAATGCCGGCTTGGCGCAGACGGTGCAGCGGAAGCTGCACTTCGGGACAAGCGGCAGCGAGCCCTTCCCCGCCGGCCTGAACGCGGCCTACGCGCAGGCCAAGGAAGCCCTGGCGCGGCGCAACCTGATGGAGCCCGGCATCGAGGTGCATCCGTTCCGGGGCGGAACGGAGCCGGGGGAAGCGTCCGCGGCCCCCATCCGGCTGTCCGCAGCCGCGGACGATTGGGCGCTGGCCGCACAGAGCGGCCAGGCCGATCAGCTCGCGGCCGCCGTCCGGCGCTGGAGCGAGCCGCTGCGCAGCCGCGGCGCGCTGACGCCCGTGATGATGGCGCAGTGCCTGAAGGAATGGGAGGCGCTTCGCACCCGCCTCGTGCAGGAGGCCGCCCCGGACAGCGCGACGGCCTCCGGCCTGCTGAAGCGGCTGGAGGCCGAGGATCCGCTCCGTCAATTGGCGGAGCGGGACTGGCTGACCTGGGAGGAATGGGAGCGGCTCTGGCTGGAGGCGCTGCAGCGGGTAGCGGATGCCCTGTCCGTCTACCAGGGCCGGGAGCAGCATATTATTTTCGACATCGCCCGCTATGTGGAGCGGCATTATAACGAGGATCTGTCGCTGCAGGATATGGCCCAGCGATTCTATGTCAGCCGCGAATATATTTCCCGGAAGTTCAAGCAGCAGTTCGGCATCAATCTGTCCGACTATTGGACTGGCATCCGCATCGAGAAGGCGAAGCGGCTTCTGCTGAATCCCCATCTCCGCATTGCCCAGGTCGGAGAGATGGTCGGCTACCAGGACGAGAAATATTTCAGCAAAGTGTTCAAAAAAGCGGAGGGCGTCTCGCCCAACATGTACCGCAAGCAGCATGGGGGAACGTAA
- a CDS encoding carbohydrate ABC transporter permease, with product MSRKTWSQVGQQFFFIGPAAFFFTVIVVFPFLLGMYYSFTDWNGVSGSVTWVGLDNFRQIFAKDSDFFPAFWFTLRFTVAGIVLTNLIGFLFAYVLTKPLKLRNALRTVFFMPNVIGGLLLGFIWQFIFVKGFAAIGELTGIGFFNLPWLGDETTAFWGIIIVFVWQTAGYLMVIYIAAMTNIPKDVLEAAEIDGASRGQVLRHVIVPLVMPAVTVCLFLAISWSFKMFDLNLSLTKGGPFKSTESVALNIYLEAFQNNRYGLGTAKALLFFVIVAVITLIQVKITKSKEVES from the coding sequence ATGTCGCGCAAAACATGGTCTCAAGTCGGACAACAGTTTTTTTTCATCGGCCCGGCGGCATTCTTTTTTACCGTTATTGTCGTCTTTCCGTTCCTGCTCGGCATGTACTATTCCTTCACCGATTGGAATGGAGTGTCGGGGTCGGTAACCTGGGTAGGACTCGATAATTTCAGACAAATTTTCGCGAAGGACTCGGATTTCTTCCCGGCCTTCTGGTTCACGCTGCGGTTCACGGTGGCCGGCATCGTCTTGACGAACCTGATCGGCTTCCTGTTCGCTTACGTGCTGACGAAGCCGCTCAAGCTGCGCAATGCGCTGCGCACCGTTTTCTTCATGCCGAACGTCATCGGCGGCCTGCTGCTCGGCTTCATCTGGCAGTTCATCTTCGTCAAGGGCTTCGCCGCGATCGGCGAGCTGACGGGCATCGGATTCTTCAATCTGCCGTGGCTCGGCGACGAGACGACGGCATTCTGGGGCATCATTATCGTCTTTGTCTGGCAGACGGCCGGTTACTTGATGGTGATCTACATCGCGGCGATGACGAATATTCCGAAAGATGTGCTCGAAGCGGCCGAGATTGACGGCGCTTCCCGCGGGCAGGTGCTGCGCCACGTCATCGTGCCGCTCGTCATGCCGGCGGTGACGGTCTGCTTGTTCCTCGCCATCTCCTGGTCGTTCAAAATGTTCGACCTCAACCTGTCGCTCACGAAGGGCGGCCCGTTCAAATCGACGGAATCGGTCGCGCTGAACATTTATCTGGAGGCGTTCCAAAATAACCGCTACGGTCTCGGGACGGCCAAAGCGCTCCTGTTCTTCGTTATCGTCGCCGTCATTACCCTGATTCAGGTGAAAATCACCAAGAGCAAGGAGGTGGAGAGCTGA
- a CDS encoding dicarboxylate/amino acid:cation symporter, with protein sequence MNEQQSWLTLRDWNVYASWGVALLLVILLWWLAKNKVGFGLRVLLAMALGLTLGGLFGPAASDISILGSLYVSLIKMVVMPLVFAAIITSITSVKDPAVLKKLGTKTIALFLATTAIAAVIGLGTALVIDPGSGIAQNGDAAQDFQAREIPGFRQVVLDLVPSNPINEMAEGKVVPVIIFAAFIAVAIIYEGTRNPERVQPVRSFFQSFSHIMFRVTKFVIRLTPYGVLGLMTSMSAKYGLSTLKELAWFIIAVYAACLIHMIITFGSLVAFGARVNPIRFFKKAYPTMAVAFTTRSSYATLPVNLEVITKRMKVSDRIASFVAPLGATINMNGCGGIYPAIVAVFIARVYGIDLNIADYLLIIGAATLASVGVAGVPGPASISTTVVLVQAGLPLEGFALVLGVDAIVDMARTAVNATGTTVASLLVASSEGEFDREAFHQEPDGEIDFNTESAPSQGTVSV encoded by the coding sequence ATGAACGAACAACAATCTTGGCTTACATTGCGGGACTGGAATGTCTACGCAAGCTGGGGCGTTGCCCTGCTGCTCGTCATTCTGCTGTGGTGGCTGGCGAAGAACAAGGTCGGCTTCGGCTTGCGCGTCCTGTTGGCGATGGCGCTCGGGCTGACATTGGGGGGGCTGTTCGGTCCGGCGGCTTCAGATATCAGCATTCTGGGCTCGCTGTATGTCAGCCTCATCAAAATGGTGGTCATGCCGCTCGTCTTCGCCGCGATCATTACAAGCATCACGTCCGTTAAAGATCCGGCCGTCTTGAAAAAGCTCGGGACGAAGACCATTGCGCTCTTTCTGGCTACGACCGCGATCGCGGCGGTTATCGGCCTGGGGACGGCGCTCGTCATCGATCCCGGTTCCGGCATCGCCCAGAACGGCGATGCGGCGCAAGATTTCCAGGCGCGCGAGATTCCGGGCTTCCGCCAGGTGGTGCTTGACCTCGTCCCGTCGAACCCGATTAACGAGATGGCTGAAGGCAAAGTGGTGCCGGTCATTATATTCGCGGCCTTTATCGCTGTCGCGATCATATACGAAGGGACGCGGAACCCGGAGCGGGTGCAGCCGGTCCGTTCGTTCTTCCAATCATTCTCTCATATTATGTTCCGCGTCACCAAATTCGTTATCCGGCTGACGCCTTACGGCGTGCTGGGACTGATGACATCGATGTCCGCGAAATACGGGCTGTCCACCCTGAAGGAATTGGCCTGGTTCATTATTGCTGTCTATGCGGCGTGCCTCATCCATATGATCATTACGTTCGGATCGCTTGTCGCATTCGGCGCCCGCGTCAATCCGATCCGGTTTTTCAAGAAGGCGTACCCGACGATGGCGGTCGCCTTCACGACGCGCAGCAGCTACGCGACGCTGCCCGTCAACCTGGAAGTGATAACGAAGCGAATGAAGGTCTCGGATCGGATTGCCAGCTTCGTGGCGCCGCTCGGGGCGACAATCAACATGAACGGCTGCGGCGGGATTTACCCGGCCATCGTCGCCGTGTTCATCGCCCGGGTCTACGGCATTGATCTCAATATCGCCGATTATCTCCTCATCATCGGGGCTGCGACATTGGCTTCCGTCGGCGTCGCCGGCGTGCCAGGCCCGGCCTCGATCTCGACGACGGTCGTGCTGGTGCAGGCCGGTCTGCCGCTCGAAGGCTTCGCGCTGGTGCTCGGCGTCGATGCGATCGTCGATATGGCCCGCACCGCGGTGAACGCGACAGGAACGACGGTCGCTTCCCTGTTAGTCGCAAGCAGCGAGGGCGAATTCGATCGTGAAGCGTTCCATCAGGAGCCTGACGGGGAGATTGACTTCAATACGGAATCGGCGCCAAGCCAAGGTACCGTATCCGTGTAA